AATAACTTCAAAGCGGGGATAGATTATTTTCTTGATTCCCGGAATACCCTCGGGCTGGTGGTCAACGGAAACGTGGGTACCTACGCGAACAATGGCAACACCAGTAACCTCCTGCAAACCATTACCCGTCATACTCTGGCGGATGCCCGCAGCACCAATACCGACGACAGCCGCTGGTCGAATCTTTCCTACAACCTCAACTATACCCACCGCTTCAAACAGCAGGGCCGGGAACTGACAACCGACTGGGACTATTCAGCCAATGGTTTTCAATCCAATCAGTTGCTCGATACGCGTTATGTGGATGAAACGGGAGCCTTTACCAGTCGTCGTTCGACGCGTCGGGGCGATATTCCTTCCACCACTTACGTATACGTGGGGAAAGCCGATTACACGCATCCACTGGGAACGAAAACGAAACTGGAAACGGGCTGGAAAAGCAGTTACGTAACCGTCGACAACGAAGTAAAGTACGACACCTTGTCGGGTATTAACTGGGTCAGGGATTTTTCGGCTTCTAATCATTTTACCTATCAGGAAACCATTCATGCGGGGTACGTAAACTTCAACCGGGAGTTTGGTTCGTTTAGCGTACAGGCGGGTTTGCGGGGGGAATACACGCATACGAAAGGGCATCAGATTACGTCCGATTCACTGGTGGTTCGTAAGTATTTTCAACTCTTTCCCAGCCTGTTTCTGACGCAGACTTTGAACGAAAAGCACCGGCTTCAGCTTTCGTACAGCCGCCGCATCGAGCGTCCGGATTATGAAGATCTGAACCCCTTCCGGTTTTTTCGGGATCCCTTTCTGTACTACGAAGGAAACCCCTTCCTGAAACCGCAATTGACGCATTCACTGGAGTTAGGGCATACCTTCAATAATTTCCTGACGACGACGCTCAACTATAGTTACACCTCGGACGTCATCAACTGGATGATGGGACAGATCGATTCGACCAATACCACTTTCCAAAGTCCACAAAACCTGAAAAGTCTGATTAACTACGGGATCAGTTTTTCGGCGTCCCAGTCACCTACCTCGTGGTGGACGACCAGCAATTTTTTCAACGTCTTTCGAAATGAGTACAAGGGCGATCAAAAGGGCGGCGATCTGGACAACAGCATTACCAGTTTTACCTTCAACGCTCAGAATTCCTTTCAGCTAGGTCGGGGAGCGTCCCTGGAACTCAGTGGCGTCTACAATTCCAAATCAGTATACGGCGTGTTCGTAACCCGGCCTTTCTACGTCATTTCAGCGGGGGTACAAAAGCAGCTTCTCAATAAGCAGGCTACGCTGAAACTGATGGCTAATGATATTTTTCAGGGACGCCGCCGGGTACAAACGGCCCGGTACGAGAACCTGGATCTGAACACGAACATCCGGTTCGATAGTCGCGTCATTACGCTTTCGTTCAGCTATCGTTTTGGTAATCAGAACCTCAAAACCGGATCAACCCGTAAAAGTGGAGCCGATGATGTACAAAACCGAGTCAAAGGACAGTAAGGATACGTTGTCCATAACCGAACGCATTCGGGCGTATGGAAGCCGGCACGGCATTCGGCATTCGCCCAAACGAAACGCGGTAGCGATGGTCCTGGAAAAAGCCACACGGGCGATGGACGCTGAGCAAGTCTGGTTGCAGTTGAAGCAGGAACACGTTCGCATCAGTATCGGAGCTGTGTACCTTTCGCTGAACTGGCTGGTAAAGGCTCAACTCGCCCAAAAGAAAATCCGGGAAGACCGGAAGGCCGTTTTCGAACGTCTTTGAAACGGGATAAAAAGGAAGCGGGTGTACAATCTTGATTAACCAAGATTGTACACCCGCTTCCTTTGGTGATCGAACTTAGAATCAATTTCCTAGGGAGTCGTCTCGGCGAAATGATCGTCCGCTCCGTGCGTGAGTCGTTTCAGCGGTTTGAGGAGCAGTAAGATCAGGCTTCCGAACAAAATACAGAAAACTGCAATCCCAGTGAAGGTTTCCAGTTCACCCCAGGTTTGCGACCAGGCTCCGAGTTGACCCGCGAGTTTCTCGCCTAGTCCGGTCGCTGCCCAGTACGCTCCCATGATGATCGAAGCGTATTGAGCCGGAGCCAGTTTGGTAATGAATGAAAGGGCCACCGGCGAGGAAGACAGCTCACCAATGACGTGGAAAAGGTACGCCAGAATCAGCCAGTACATGGCCGCCTGCCCGGTTTGCTGAGCCTGCAAAGCAGCGGCCGTCATGAAGAAAAAGCCCGAACCCATGATCATGGTACCAATGGCCATTTTCGCCAGGGAAGAGCTTTCCCGACCCTTGCGAGCATTACGGGCCCAGAAATTGGCCACGGCTGTACCGAGCGTAATGACAAAGATACCGGAGAGGGACTGAAACCAGGACGCCGGAATCTCCATACCCATAAACTGCCGGTAGGTTTTTTGTTCGGCGTATAAATTCATCAAACCGCCGGCCTGCTCGTACGCTCCCCAGAAGGTGATCACAATCAAAAACGACAGCATCAGTACCCAGACCCGGTCTTTTTCCACGCGGGTGAGGGGTTGGTTAAGTTTTGTGCGATCCTCCAGATCAGAACTTTTGCCGAGAAAATTACCGACTTCTGCCAGGTGTTTTTGGCCCTGAATGTACAGAATCAAACTCAACAGCATGCCGATGCCGGCCAGGGCAAAGCCATAATGCCAGCCGTACTGATAGGCAACCCAGCCCACCATGATGGGAGCAAAAGCCGCTCCCAGATTGATCCCGATGTAAAAAATGGTGAAGCCTTTATCCCGGCGAGGATCGTGCTGGGCGTACAGTCCCCCCACCATCGTCGAGATGTTAGGTTTCAAAAGTCCCACGCCGAGTACAATTAGAAAGATACCCAGGTAAAAAGCCCACATGGTCTGAATCGCCAGAATCAAATGGCCAATCGCCAGAAGCAGAGCTCCGATCAGTACGGTTTTCTTCTGGCCCAGAAAGCGGTCGGCGAGGTAACCACCGGGCAAGCTGGCCATGTACACACTGAAGCCGTACCAGCCATAAAAGGTCAGGGCTTCGGCGTTGGTCCAGCCCAGACCGGGATTCAGCCCCGTCACGGAAGCCGTCAGGTACAGTACCAGAATGGCCCGCATGCCGTAGAAACTAAAGCGTTCCCACAGCTCGGTCATAAACAACACAAACAGGCCTTTCGGGTGACCTAACCACTGATTTTCGGGGGAAGAAGTCATAAGCTAATAAACACAAATAATACGATATAAAAAGGGTAGGGCTCCTGATTGCAGGGCTGTAAACGACGAAGCAGGACCGGGCTTGCCCCATCCGGGGAAAAGTCACTTCCTTGCCTCAGGCTGGATTTCCAGGAAAATACGTCCTTATTTTTTTCGGAGTTGCACCGTCTTTCCCGTACGGGCCGACTCCCGGGCGGCTTCGAGAATACGTACCACCTGCACGTTGTTTTCCAGCGAATACAGCGGATGAGGTTTGATTTTTCCCCGGATCAAATCGGCAAAATAAGCAAACGGATCGTCGTAAACGGGCAATTCCTGTTTCGTAATGCGTCGTTTCTGCTCTTTTTGCGAACGAGAACGGACTGTATAATCCGTGGTATTTTCCGTAATGACGTAGCCCGCATCGCCGTAGACTTCCATATCTTTTCGGCTGAAAGGCCAGTTCCAGGAAGCCTGTACAATGCACTGAGCCGAGGAGTATTCGATCACAATCGTGGCCTCATCGTCCACCTTGGGATAAATCTGGGGTTTGAACTGTCGCGTAACCGCCGTGACCGACAGCGGCGTTTCATTCTTCATGAAATACGTCATTAGGTTGGCTCCGTAGCAGCCGAAATCAATCAGGGCACCACCGCCATTTTGTACGGGGTCCGTCAGCCAGTTAAAGAATTCGGCATTGACACCAATCTCTTTCGGACCCTCGTGTCCCGTGTGTACCACCATTTTCTTAAACGTTCCCACGGTACTGCTATCAGTAACGAGCTGATAAGCTTTTTCAATGCTGGGGTACCAGGACGTTTCGTAGTTGGTTAGTAAGAGCGTTTGATGCTTCCGGGCTAAAGAGGCCATTTGTTCTGCATCCGCTAAGTTGGTAGACAGCGGTTTTTCCACCATGACATGAATGCCCCGGGGAGCACAGGCCTCCACGACGGCTTTGTGCTCGTAAATGGATCCAAAGGCCACGACGGCTTCGGGTTTGACGGCATCCAGCATTTGTACCAGATCGCGGTAAAAAAGTTTGGAATCCAGGTGGTATCGTTCAGCGTAGCGTTTCGAAAGGTCCATATTGGATTCGGAGATGCCCACCAGTTCGATGTCGCCCAGCGGTTTTCGACCCAGAATCCAGGGGACGTGACCGTGGGTGATACCAGCTACGGCCAGTCGGACGGGTTTTTGGGCCTGAAGGTTCAGCATACCCAGCAGAAAAAAGCAAACGAAGAATATAGTTTTCATTCGGTAACGAAGTCAGAAGCAAAAAGGGCAAACGCTTTCGCAGCCTGCCCTCGGGTTTGATCAATTAAGCCGTGAGTGTTCCCTCTAACGTAGGTCGGCGGTCGGGTTTACCATCGAGGATGGAAAGACTTCGCTGGAATTTGACCTGTACCTTCCCCGTTTCAAAGTGCAAGGAAATGATTTCGTAATGAGCGGTTTCGATGAATCGAACCAGGAAATCAAAGGTATTCTCGTTTCGCCAGGCTCCGCTCGTGGCAATAGGCGTGACCGTTTCACCGGGAACGGGCGTTTGGGTAAGTTTGAGCGGAGTCGTGGATAAATCCGTACGACCGAATTTCCAACGACTTAAACCCGCTTCGATGCGGTCTTCGCCCTGGGTATCCTTGAGCGTCAATTGAACGGAATCCTTCTTCACGTCCATTCGCACGGATTGAATACCCAGCGAATTTTCCTGAATCTGAAAGGTTTTCCCGTTGATTTGTTCACTCAAGGGGGAGCTAAACGTCCCCTCAGCCAGCGGTAGTCGTAGAGAAGCCAGCCGTTTTTTTAAAGCCGATTGGGCGGAGGCCGGACTAGACTTGCCCACGGATGGCAGAATGTGGTTCCAGGCGGCATCCATAATGCCCTGCATATTACTGGTTTCGCTGGTCATGGCAATGACGAGGTCGAGCTTGGGCAATACCAGACAGTACTGACCAAAGGCCCCGTCTCCCCGGTACCCCTCGTGGCGGCACCGCCAGAATTGATAGCCGTAACCCTGTA
This portion of the Siphonobacter curvatus genome encodes:
- a CDS encoding transcriptional repressor encodes the protein MMYKTESKDSKDTLSITERIRAYGSRHGIRHSPKRNAVAMVLEKATRAMDAEQVWLQLKQEHVRISIGAVYLSLNWLVKAQLAQKKIREDRKAVFERL
- a CDS encoding peptide MFS transporter; protein product: MTSSPENQWLGHPKGLFVLFMTELWERFSFYGMRAILVLYLTASVTGLNPGLGWTNAEALTFYGWYGFSVYMASLPGGYLADRFLGQKKTVLIGALLLAIGHLILAIQTMWAFYLGIFLIVLGVGLLKPNISTMVGGLYAQHDPRRDKGFTIFYIGINLGAAFAPIMVGWVAYQYGWHYGFALAGIGMLLSLILYIQGQKHLAEVGNFLGKSSDLEDRTKLNQPLTRVEKDRVWVLMLSFLIVITFWGAYEQAGGLMNLYAEQKTYRQFMGMEIPASWFQSLSGIFVITLGTAVANFWARNARKGRESSSLAKMAIGTMIMGSGFFFMTAAALQAQQTGQAAMYWLILAYLFHVIGELSSSPVALSFITKLAPAQYASIIMGAYWAATGLGEKLAGQLGAWSQTWGELETFTGIAVFCILFGSLILLLLKPLKRLTHGADDHFAETTP
- a CDS encoding outer membrane beta-barrel protein, producing the protein MPFPTHYLKHIRWALLLITSTVYAQTDLRGRVTDPAGIAIEFATLALYSAADSTLVKGTVSDSLGQFGFTRMPLGAYYVEARFVGYQPQRSARFTLSEKQPQLLLPTLKLQPGEQDLQTLTVTAKKPLVEQRIDRTVMNIENSILSEGNTALEVLEKAPGVTVDDEGNITLKGKQGATIMINGKLTYLSQKELATLLRGTSSSALSKVEIITNPSAKYDAAGNSGIINIQLKKNERIGFNGNVYANVARSRKNRYGTGLNLNYRSNRLNVFGSYDHAYRGEKELLSYTRRFRDPGESSPSRISFQNTVTDEPLYTNNFKAGIDYFLDSRNTLGLVVNGNVGTYANNGNTSNLLQTITRHTLADARSTNTDDSRWSNLSYNLNYTHRFKQQGRELTTDWDYSANGFQSNQLLDTRYVDETGAFTSRRSTRRGDIPSTTYVYVGKADYTHPLGTKTKLETGWKSSYVTVDNEVKYDTLSGINWVRDFSASNHFTYQETIHAGYVNFNREFGSFSVQAGLRGEYTHTKGHQITSDSLVVRKYFQLFPSLFLTQTLNEKHRLQLSYSRRIERPDYEDLNPFRFFRDPFLYYEGNPFLKPQLTHSLELGHTFNNFLTTTLNYSYTSDVINWMMGQIDSTNTTFQSPQNLKSLINYGISFSASQSPTSWWTTSNFFNVFRNEYKGDQKGGDLDNSITSFTFNAQNSFQLGRGASLELSGVYNSKSVYGVFVTRPFYVISAGVQKQLLNKQATLKLMANDIFQGRRRVQTARYENLDLNTNIRFDSRVITLSFSYRFGNQNLKTGSTRKSGADDVQNRVKGQ
- a CDS encoding Gfo/Idh/MocA family protein, with translation MKTIFFVCFFLLGMLNLQAQKPVRLAVAGITHGHVPWILGRKPLGDIELVGISESNMDLSKRYAERYHLDSKLFYRDLVQMLDAVKPEAVVAFGSIYEHKAVVEACAPRGIHVMVEKPLSTNLADAEQMASLARKHQTLLLTNYETSWYPSIEKAYQLVTDSSTVGTFKKMVVHTGHEGPKEIGVNAEFFNWLTDPVQNGGGALIDFGCYGANLMTYFMKNETPLSVTAVTRQFKPQIYPKVDDEATIVIEYSSAQCIVQASWNWPFSRKDMEVYGDAGYVITENTTDYTVRSRSQKEQKRRITKQELPVYDDPFAYFADLIRGKIKPHPLYSLENNVQVVRILEAARESARTGKTVQLRKK